AGCCCGGCCAGCGAGAACATCACACCCACCAGATAGAGCGCGCTGGCCAGAGGAGACGGAGACGTGATGGTCAGGAGCGCCGCCAGAATGGAAGCGAGTCCGAGTACGGCGAAAAGGATGGTTTCCATGCGAGATTGAAGGTCAGTCGGCGAAACGACTTGAGAATGGAAAGCGAATATACCGAAAACGGGGGCGAAAGTCAATCAACAACGGTCGGTGCGGCGTTTCCCAGCCGCAGCCTCTCCAGTTCGGCCAGGAATTCTTCCAGGCTTTCGTATCGCTTAAAAACCGAGGCAAAGCGGACATAGGCCACTTCATCCACAACCGCCAGTTCCTCGAGAATCCACTGGCCGATGTGGGCACTGGAGACTTCACCGGTCTCCGAAGCCGCGACCGCCCGCTGTTCCACGCGCTGGGAAATCTCTTCGATCTGCTCAGGCCGGATGGGCCGCTTGTTGCAGGCAACGGTCACTCCCCGCAGCACCTTGTTCCGGTCAAAGGGTTCGCGCGAACCGTCGGTCTTGGCCACGATCACCACCTGCACTTCGGGAGCTTCGTAGGTAGTGAAGCGGTTCCCGCAATGCGAGCATTCCCGCCGCCGGCGAATGGCCCGGCCGTCACGAGCCGGCCGCGAGTCTATGACTCTATCTTCGTCCGTTCCACAATACGGGCACTTCATGCAGGCCTTCTCGGCGAACGCCCACCGAATCTCATGTATTAGGTGATAAAATCAGTCTAAACCGGCCGAATGGCCAGATATTGCGGGTACAGCGGAAAACTCTTGACCATCTCTTCAAGCTCGGATCGCACCGCCGACAGAACCGTGTCATCTTCCATATTTATCAGCACCCGGTGGATCCAGCCGGCGATCTTCTTCATTTCTGCCACCCCCATCCCCCGGGTAGTGATCGCGGGAGTTCCCATCCGAATCCCTGAGGTGACAAACGGCTTCTGAGGATCGAAAGGTACCATGTTCTTGTTGACCGTGATTCCCGCTTTTTCAAGAGCCTTTTCGGCGGCTTTCCCGGTCAGACCTTTGGGGGATAGATCCATAAGGATCAAATGAGTATCGGTACCTCCCGAGACCAGATTGTATCCGAAACCCATAAGCGATTCGGCCAGAACCTTTGCATTCTTGACCACTTGCTCAGCATAGGTCTTGAAGTCCGGGGAAAGCGCCTCGCCCAAGGCCACCGCCTTGGCGGCGATGACATGCATGAGCGGCCCGCCCTGCACGCCCGGAAAGACCCAGGCATCCAGCGCTTCGGGCAAGGTCTTGGATTTCGGCATTCCGGCCAGCTTGAACTCGCCGCCTTCGTCACTCGACAGCAGCATCCCCCCGCGCGGGCCGCGCAGCGTCTTATGCGTGGTGGTGGTGACGACGTGACTGTGGGGAATTGGATCGGGATGAACCTTGCCCGCCACCAGCCCCGCGAAGTGAGCCATGTCACATACCAGATAGGCTCCCACTTCGTCGGCCAGCTCGCGGAACTTGGCTAGCTCCCAGGCCCGCGGATAGGCCGACGATCCGGTCATAATCATTCGCGGCTTGTGCTCACGCGCCTTCTTGACTACGTCGTCGAAATCAATCCGGCCGGTTTCCCGCTTAACTCCATAGCTGACTACGTTATAGGTTCGGCCGGTAAAATTCACCGGCGAGCCGTGCGTCAGATGGCCGCCATGAGCGAGGTCCATCCCCATGAACGTATCGCCGGAATTCAGAAGCGTGTAGTATACGGCCATATTGGCTTGCGCGCCCGAGTGCGGCTGCACGTTGGCCCACTTGCAGCCGAACAGCTGGCAGGCTCGCTGCTGAGCCAGACGTTCCGCATCGTCCACGAATTCGCATCCGCCGTAGTAGCGTTTGGCGGGATAGCCTTCGGCGTACTTGTTGGTCATCACGTTGCCCATCGCTTCCAGAACCGCCGTCGAAACGAAGTTCTCGGACGCGATGAGCTCGAGGCCGTTATTCTGCCGCAGACGTTCGCGATCAATGGCCGCAAATATTTCGGGATCAGACTGCTGCAACCGCTTCTCGGAGATCATCGCAAATCCCATCGTCACTCCCTGCCCGCTCACTTGGGGATGCGCGGCCGGGTTCTCTGAAACCATTTCTCACTGACTTCTATCTCCAGAGCCGTTCGGAAAAACGTCTCCTTCGCTCCCAGCTTATTCTCATCCAAGCCCCGGAAGCCGATTTCATTGGCCCAGTGCAGATAGGCCGTGGATGCGACCAGCGGAGCGGATAGTCCGAACGTGATGCCCACGTCTTCCACCACCGCCCCGTTCCGTTTCGGCCAGTAGTGCTTCCGGTAGAACGCTCCGCTCCGCAGCCCCCAATTGGTGAAGCCCGAGCGGATCGCCGAACGCTCCGGCAACCGCTCCACACCGAACGACAGGAACAGCGGGTTTACCACGGTTCCGGGAGATTCAACGTCTGCGAGGGCGCCCAGATCATCGCTCGACCACTGGCCCGATTGAACGTCCATAACTCCCACGACTCGCGGCGAGAACCGGTAGCTGATCCCGGCTTTCACGTACCCCGGTGAACCGCCCGATCGCTCATGCCGCGCGATCGAATCCGACCGGCTTTTCTCGAACTCATACGTCCACTCGCCCGTGCTGCGGGGCCGGTAGACAATCCCGATTCCCAGCCGCGCGGTCGGTTGCACGTGGACTCCCACGTCCGCCGTCCACCCGCGAAACGTCTCGTTCTGCCGACTGGCGGCATCGAGGTAGTATGAACTGCGAACGATCTGATCGAGATCAATCGTATGTTTCGAGGAGTTGTTTAAAATCGTGTAGACGACGGACAAGCCAACCGCCACCTTGTCGCAGAGCCGCACGCCATTCTCGAGACGCAGATCCACCGTACTGCCCTGCCACACGTCACGCATCTCGTAATGCACGAAATTCGTGTCGTTGAACTGGGCGATGCGTTGGCTGAACGTATTCAGATCCACGTGTCGTGACGGATTGGCGGCAATGCCCACGCTCCACCGGGACGATACCGGGAAATACAGGCCGAAGTCCCTCCATACGGTTTCCGCGTCGGCATCATGTCGGCCGTCCGCCGACGTGCCCCACCAACCGATGTGACCCGACATCCGGAACAGCGTCCGGGGAGTGAATGCGATCAGTGCCGGATTCCCGGAGTGAAACGACATGGAATCGGCCAGGCCGATTCCGGCGCCGCCCAGCCCTATCGCCCGCACCCCCCCACTGGGCAACTCCTCTCCCACTCCATTGGGAGAAAAAATTGATCCGCCCGCAAAGGCCGGCGGGATCGCCAGCACGAAGGCAATGAAAATCAATATTCCGATTCGGTGTACCAAATGTACAACCTCGGTCTCAGGTCGGGATTCAAGGTATCCTCTGTGAGGTGACTATGGAACACCACACGGGAAAGGAAGCTGTTCTCACTTGTGGATAAAACCTGCAAACCTCCGTTGGTAACGGGATTGCCCACCCAATTGGAAATCGGTCCGGTCACGTTGAGAGTGAACCGGGTGTTCGTGCTGTCCCAGGCTCCGGCGGTCTCGCTCACGTATCCCGCATCAAAGTCTTCCGGATTCCAGAAGCCGGCCGAATCCTGTGCTGCCGACGTCCAGGAAGAATCGTTGAGGAAGCCATCCTTGAAAACGATGTTCTGCCCGGCAATGAATGTGAAATCGGCGGAATGGCCGCGATCGGCGAACAAATGGAGTTCGGCGCGGGCGATCTGCTTGCGGAATCCACGGGACAGGGAATCCACCGGGAAAAAGAGAGCCGTCCGTTCGGCATAGCCTTGCGTGACGAACATCCGCTCAGGCTGACGTTCGGCTCTATCCTTGGTCAGATAGGCGTCGTGACGGGCCGGGATGGACAGCGTTGAATCCACCCACAGGCTATCCGCCGATCGCCAGATCTGGCCGGACACCAAAAGCGCCGGCGGATACTCGGGATAGGCCACGTTCACGTATTCGCTGCTGTACCATTCCACCATGTAATCCTCGAATCGCGGTTCGAGGAGCACTCCAAACGTCGTGGTATCCCCTTCCGCCCAGCGAGTCCACAGATCAAAGGGTACTTCAAAGAAATACAGGCTGTCGGTGGCGTTGAAGATCAGGGCGGAATCGAGCACCGGGAAGGACTCATAATCCGGCAGGGAATTCGGAAGAAGATTCGCTTCCTCCCAGAATGTCGTACACTCTCGCATCACGAATCGCAGTTCGCCCAACGGCTGGTCGGGCCAGACTCGATTTCGGTGGAATTGTATCTTCGGAGGAAGGGTATCTACGCGAAAGCTGTCGGGCAGCGCCGCGCTCACGTTAAACCGAATCACCGTGAAGGAGTAGAGTCCCTTGGCGTTGCCCACAAACAGCGAGGTGCTGCTTAGGCCATTCGAGAATTGGGGATTCCAGTGTGCCGAGTGTGTGGCTTCACCCATGACCATGGCAAATCGGTCATCGGGAAGCCCGACGATGGCTTGGATACCCACATCGGTCTCGCGCTGAGTACAACCCATTTGCATCAGCAGCACGACAAATAGGAATAGTAGGCGTCGAAAAATCAAGCCAGGAGAACTCTAAGTTCTGTAGAATCAGGGAAAAACGCAGATGGCATGTGCAGGAATATACGAAAGCGCTCCGTAATTGTCAACAAATCTAAGAGCTTGGAACGGTCTTTCCGGACAATTCGGAGGGCTTTCTTGAAAGGTCGCAGGAAATCCTACAGGATTGGACTTCGGATCAGCCGCCCTTGGCCATGAGTTCGAAGAACTCTGCGTTAGAGCGCGTGTCCCGCATCTTGTCCAGCAGGAATTTCATGGACTCGATCGGATTGTTGTGATCCAGCACGTTACGAAGGACGTACATTCGCTGTAGGACCGCTTCCGACAGAAGCAGTTCCTCGCGGCGCGTACCGCTTTTCATGAGGTCAATCGCCGGGAAGATCCGCATGTCGGCCAGCCGGCGGTCAAGAACCAGCTCCATGTTGCCCGTGCCTTTGAACTCTTCGAAAATCACTTCATCGGCGCGCGATCCGGTCTCGATCAGCGCGGTCGCCAGAATCGTCAGACTGCCGCCCCCTTCGATGTTCCGCGCCGCGCCGAAAAAACGCTTGGGTTCGTAGAGTGCATTCGCGTCCACCCCGCCCGACAGCACTCGGCCCGAATGCGGCATGACCGCGTTATGGGCGCGGGCCAGCCGGGTGATGGAGTCCAGCAGGACAACCACGTCCCGCTGCATCTCAACCATTCGCTTGGCCTTCTCGAGGACCATGTTGGCCACCTGCACGTGCCGCTCCGCGCGCTCATCGAAGGTTGAGGACACCACCTCGCCCTTCACGTTGCGCTCCATGTCGGTGACCTCCTCGGGCCGCTCGTCAATCAGCAACACCATCAGAATGACGTCGGGGTGATTCTCGGCGATGGCGTTGGCGATTCTCTGTAGGATGATCGTTTTCCCGGTCCGCGGCGGTGCTACGATAAGTCCGCGCTGCCCCATTCCCACCGGCGTGAAAACGTCTATAACACGAAGCGTGAGATCCTTGATCGTGGTCTCGAGCTTGAACTTTCGATGCGGATACAGAGGAGTCAGATTGTCGAAGTGAATCGCGTCCTTCACCGATTCGGAATCGGCCATGTTCACCGTTTCGACCTTGAGCAGGGCGAAGAAGCGTTCGCCCTCCTTGGGGGGGCGTACTTGACCCGAGACGACGTGTCCCGTGCGCAGACCAAACCGCTTGATCTGCGATGGCGAGACATACACATCATCGGGACTGGGGAGATAAGAAGCGGCGGCGCTACGCAGGAATCCGTACCCATCGGGCAGGATTTCCAAGACGCCCGATGCGAGCACCACTCCATCTTTGGCGGCCTGTTTGGCCAGAATCTTGAAGATCAGGTCGTGTTTCGGCAGGCCTGCGATTTCCGGAATCTCGAGTTCCTTGCCCATTTTGATGAGGTCGGGCACGGCGAGGGCTTGAAGTTGTGCGATGTCCATGAGAGGATCCTGGTGTGAAAGGGCGAGAGGATGGGACAATAGTGAGGTAGGTGCAAAGATCGTGTCAAATCCGAGCGTTGGCTCAGGAATGATGAAGTCTGGCGCGAAACGGCGGGATCTGGGCCGATTGAACGGTGATTTGGCCGGTCGGCAGGCCCTCGGCGAACAGGTCGTTGACGACCCGTTCCAAGGCTTCGTTGATGTCCGTCGAGTACACCCCCACCGTTCCCGCGCGATTCTCACTTCGCAGCTCGTTTCGTTCCGTAAGCAGGCTCACTAATTCGAGCGTGGTCACATGGGGGGTGTTAATGATCTGAACGCCGTTGCCCATGATCTGCTGCATGATCGAGACGAAATACTCATAGTGAGTGCAGCCCAGGACAACCGTGTCAACTCGCTCGCGCTTCAGCGGCTCAAGGTAATGCTCCACCACCTTGCGGGGAATTTCTCCAGTGGTCCAACCCTCCTCGACGAGCGGGACAAGTAGAGCCGCCCCGCTGGAAGCGATTTGCAGATCCGCTCGAAGATGAGCCAGAGCCACGTCGTAGGCCCGCCGCCGCACGGTGGCTTTCGTGGCCACCACTCCGATCCGTCCGCTGCGAGTGGCCTTCACGGCGGCCCGGGCCGTCGGCTCGATGACTCCGATCACCGGCACCGGAGTCTGCTCGCGCAGTTCGTTCAGATAGACGGCGGAGACGGTATTGCAGGCAATCACGACCGCCTTCGGATCATGGGCCAGCAGAAAATCAAAGCACTCCGAGGCCCAGCGCGCGATGAGGGGAACACTCTGCGAGGCGTAGGGAACACGGGCCCGGTCGGCCAAAAACAGCAGATTCTCGTGCGGCAGTTGCCGGTGGATCTCCGCCACGACCGTCAGGCCGCCGAGACCCGAATCGAAGATGGCGATCGGTTGGGACGCGCGGTTGCTGCTCATCGTGAGGCTGACATCTCCATCGAGTTCTTCATGGCCATGATCGAGTTCATGATCCCCATGGCGACCTTTTGACGGCCTTGATCCGAATCGAGAACCGCGGCATCTTCGGGATTCGTCAAATAGCCGCATTCCACCAGCACCGACGGCATGGACACTCCCATGAGCACGTAGAAGCCGGCCTGATCCACTCCGCGCGGCTCGCTGCCCGACGTCTGACTGGTTTCCTTCAGCAGATGCGCCGCCCAGGCTTCGCTGTCCTTCAGATACTGGCTGGTCGCCATGGTCAGGAGGATGAAGTTCTCTTCGGTCAGCTCGGGATAATCCGTGCCGCCGTTTTCGAGCCGCACCACGCTGTTCTCGCGCATCGCCGCGCGCATCGCCCGTTCCGTCCGGGCGGGTTTCAAGAAGTAGGTTTCCACTCCCCGGATCGTCGAATCGGGATTGCTGTTGCAGTGAATGGAGACGAACAAATCGCCGCGTTCGTCATTGGCGAATCGCGCTCGCTCCCGCAGGGAAACGAAGCGGTCATCCACCCTCGTCAGCCGCGCCGCGATTCCCCGGCCTTCCAGCATTCGAGCCAGTTTCAGAGCGACGTCCAGAGAGATTTGCTTCTCCTTCAATCCGTGGAGTCCGGTCGCGCCGGGGTCCTTGCCGCCGTGTCCCGGATCTACGATTACCGTCTGCAGCGTCCATTGGGGAGTCGCCTCTTCCAGACCCGCCGGCGGAACTTCGGGCGCCGAAGGCTCCATATAGGCCGTGCGGATTTCGATCAGGTTTTTCCGGGGATCATGCATAACATCCGGGCCGAATACCGCCGTCAGGTCGGACAGAGGAAACCACAACGCTCCGTCCCACTCCTGAGGCGAAAGACGGAGCTGCACAAAGCCGCCCTCGACGCCGACAAAGGGATTGCCCCGGCGGAACGTCACCGATCCGGCCGGGTACGTGACGATATAGGCGTCCCGCGTCATCTCCAAGACCCATTCCGCCTTGTGAGCCAGTGTGTTCAGCGGCATGAGCTGCTCGTCACCCCGGGGAATGAGCGGCAGAGTTCCCAAAAACCGCCCCGAACTGTCCACCAGCGATACGGAATTGGCAGCCCAGACCGGAGCCACTGCGGCCAGAATAACGATTGCCAGACTAATCCGCATCCATTTCATGAATCGAACCTCCCGTCTTCAGTCGAAGCGCCGAAACGTCAAATGCCAGACCAGCCGCGGCGCTTCCCTGACCATGAAACCCGCCAATGCGCCGAAGCGTTCCCGTCGTTTGGGGATGTGCCGACGCAGCATCCTGAGTAGGCTGGTCCATTTCAGGCGGAGCTTTCGCAGCGACCGCACTCCGCCCACCGACGCCGACACCTTATGCCATACCACTCCGGACGGCACGTAAGCGGTTGCGTAGCCCTGCGTCCTCGCCCGGAGACAGAAATCCACGTCCTCATTGTAGAGGCCCAGACTCTCATCGAGCAGGCCGACATTCTCGAATACCTGCCGGGGCGCGAACAACGCACAACCCGTCGCCCAGCCGGTCGGTTCCTCGGTATCGTACTGGCCTCTATCGAGCTCGCAGTGCCCGCGATGAACGAACAGCGCCCGCTTCAGATTGAGTCGTCCGCCGGCATACCACAGCATGTTCGGCGGACTCGCGAAGTAAATCTTCGGACACAACACCGCACTATCCCATCGCTTGGAAGCCGCCACCAACTCGGCGAGTAGCCGCTCATCCACAATCGTGTCGTTGTTCAAGAGCAGCAGATGCGCGCATCCGTCGGCCAAAGCCCGCCGAATCCCCACGTTGTTCCCGCCCGCATAGAGCAGGTTCTCGGGATTCGCAATCAGCGTGATCCGCTCGCCGAATTCGCTCTGCAAAACCTCGGCGCTGCCGTCGGTGGAACCGTTGTCCACAACATATGCGCGAAACGACGCCCCCGTTATGCGGAACAAACTGGCGAGACACTCCCGCGTATCGGCAAGCCCGTTCCAGTTCAGCACGATAACGGCCGTCTGATCGTTCACGCTACTCTCTCACCGCCGATAGGCCAGTTCCAGAGCCATTTCAAGTGCATCGTTCCGCCCTGTGGAGGACATGTTATACCCGTGAGCGAGTTTCCCCGAGACCGTGACACCGCTCCACCGACGCGACACCATCAC
This window of the bacterium genome carries:
- a CDS encoding serine hydroxymethyltransferase, giving the protein MISEKRLQQSDPEIFAAIDRERLRQNNGLELIASENFVSTAVLEAMGNVMTNKYAEGYPAKRYYGGCEFVDDAERLAQQRACQLFGCKWANVQPHSGAQANMAVYYTLLNSGDTFMGMDLAHGGHLTHGSPVNFTGRTYNVVSYGVKRETGRIDFDDVVKKAREHKPRMIMTGSSAYPRAWELAKFRELADEVGAYLVCDMAHFAGLVAGKVHPDPIPHSHVVTTTTHKTLRGPRGGMLLSSDEGGEFKLAGMPKSKTLPEALDAWVFPGVQGGPLMHVIAAKAVALGEALSPDFKTYAEQVVKNAKVLAESLMGFGYNLVSGGTDTHLILMDLSPKGLTGKAAEKALEKAGITVNKNMVPFDPQKPFVTSGIRMGTPAITTRGMGVAEMKKIAGWIHRVLINMEDDTVLSAVRSELEEMVKSFPLYPQYLAIRPV
- a CDS encoding glycosyltransferase family 2 protein, yielding MNDQTAVIVLNWNGLADTRECLASLFRITGASFRAYVVDNGSTDGSAEVLQSEFGERITLIANPENLLYAGGNNVGIRRALADGCAHLLLLNNDTIVDERLLAELVAASKRWDSAVLCPKIYFASPPNMLWYAGGRLNLKRALFVHRGHCELDRGQYDTEEPTGWATGCALFAPRQVFENVGLLDESLGLYNEDVDFCLRARTQGYATAYVPSGVVWHKVSASVGGVRSLRKLRLKWTSLLRMLRRHIPKRRERFGALAGFMVREAPRLVWHLTFRRFD
- the rho gene encoding transcription termination factor Rho, whose protein sequence is MDIAQLQALAVPDLIKMGKELEIPEIAGLPKHDLIFKILAKQAAKDGVVLASGVLEILPDGYGFLRSAAASYLPSPDDVYVSPSQIKRFGLRTGHVVSGQVRPPKEGERFFALLKVETVNMADSESVKDAIHFDNLTPLYPHRKFKLETTIKDLTLRVIDVFTPVGMGQRGLIVAPPRTGKTIILQRIANAIAENHPDVILMVLLIDERPEEVTDMERNVKGEVVSSTFDERAERHVQVANMVLEKAKRMVEMQRDVVVLLDSITRLARAHNAVMPHSGRVLSGGVDANALYEPKRFFGAARNIEGGGSLTILATALIETGSRADEVIFEEFKGTGNMELVLDRRLADMRIFPAIDLMKSGTRREELLLSEAVLQRMYVLRNVLDHNNPIESMKFLLDKMRDTRSNAEFFELMAKGG
- a CDS encoding N-acetylmuramoyl-L-alanine amidase, yielding MKWMRISLAIVILAAVAPVWAANSVSLVDSSGRFLGTLPLIPRGDEQLMPLNTLAHKAEWVLEMTRDAYIVTYPAGSVTFRRGNPFVGVEGGFVQLRLSPQEWDGALWFPLSDLTAVFGPDVMHDPRKNLIEIRTAYMEPSAPEVPPAGLEEATPQWTLQTVIVDPGHGGKDPGATGLHGLKEKQISLDVALKLARMLEGRGIAARLTRVDDRFVSLRERARFANDERGDLFVSIHCNSNPDSTIRGVETYFLKPARTERAMRAAMRENSVVRLENGGTDYPELTEENFILLTMATSQYLKDSEAWAAHLLKETSQTSGSEPRGVDQAGFYVLMGVSMPSVLVECGYLTNPEDAAVLDSDQGRQKVAMGIMNSIMAMKNSMEMSASR
- the murI gene encoding glutamate racemase; the protein is MSSNRASQPIAIFDSGLGGLTVVAEIHRQLPHENLLFLADRARVPYASQSVPLIARWASECFDFLLAHDPKAVVIACNTVSAVYLNELREQTPVPVIGVIEPTARAAVKATRSGRIGVVATKATVRRRAYDVALAHLRADLQIASSGAALLVPLVEEGWTTGEIPRKVVEHYLEPLKRERVDTVVLGCTHYEYFVSIMQQIMGNGVQIINTPHVTTLELVSLLTERNELRSENRAGTVGVYSTDINEALERVVNDLFAEGLPTGQITVQSAQIPPFRARLHHS
- the nrdR gene encoding transcriptional regulator NrdR; protein product: MKCPYCGTDEDRVIDSRPARDGRAIRRRRECSHCGNRFTTYEAPEVQVVIVAKTDGSREPFDRNKVLRGVTVACNKRPIRPEQIEEISQRVEQRAVAASETGEVSSAHIGQWILEELAVVDEVAYVRFASVFKRYESLEEFLAELERLRLGNAAPTVVD